A window of Marinitoga sp. 1197 contains these coding sequences:
- a CDS encoding LacI family DNA-binding transcriptional regulator — MNIKDIASLAGVSVATVSRVINNSQKVREETKMKVLKVIKKYGYEPDYSAKSLRKRSSNLFGILMLRTEMPKNDSYTNPFLNGILEYFFHNSLKLIVDSHSDKHCIDQYKKLIRSNLVGGFFITDLEDDDERVEFFNSIKFPFVVIGRNNKNNFHFVDPDNELGGYLGIKHLKEVGCKNILYISGNLGPAVTYQRLNGVLKAKKDFDVNIDIIYGDFSRKSGYEIIKKANFKNFDGIFCGSDLMAYGVYDYMNEKKYYLPLIGFDDLPSSKILKITSINQNIYKVGYNAAKMLHDLSLRKEVKSIIIPVEISKRESTLRFLK; from the coding sequence ATGAACATAAAAGACATAGCTTCTTTGGCTGGAGTTTCTGTAGCAACAGTTTCAAGAGTAATAAATAATTCTCAAAAAGTTAGAGAAGAAACAAAAATGAAGGTACTAAAAGTTATAAAAAAATATGGTTATGAACCAGATTACAGTGCAAAATCATTAAGAAAAAGATCATCAAATTTATTTGGCATATTAATGTTGAGAACAGAAATGCCAAAAAATGATTCATATACTAATCCTTTTTTAAATGGTATTTTAGAGTATTTTTTTCATAATAGTTTAAAATTAATTGTTGATTCTCATTCTGATAAACATTGTATTGATCAGTATAAAAAATTAATTAGAAGCAATTTAGTAGGTGGTTTTTTTATAACAGATTTAGAAGATGATGATGAAAGAGTTGAGTTTTTTAATTCAATTAAATTTCCTTTCGTTGTAATAGGACGCAACAATAAAAATAATTTTCATTTTGTTGATCCAGATAATGAATTAGGTGGATACTTAGGAATTAAACATTTAAAAGAAGTTGGATGCAAAAATATCTTATACATTAGCGGTAACTTAGGGCCAGCCGTAACTTATCAACGTTTAAACGGAGTATTAAAAGCGAAAAAAGACTTTGATGTGAATATCGATATAATATACGGTGATTTCAGCAGAAAATCTGGTTATGAAATAATAAAAAAAGCAAATTTTAAAAATTTTGATGGTATCTTTTGTGGTTCTGATTTAATGGCTTATGGTGTATATGATTATATGAATGAAAAAAAATATTATTTACCTTTAATCGGATTTGATGACTTACCATCATCAAAAATATTAAAAATTACTTCTATTAATCAAAATATATATAAAGTAGGATATAACGCAGCAAAAATGCTTCATGATTTATCTTTAAGAAAAGAAGTGAAAAGTATTATTATTCCTGTTGAAATATCAAAAAGGGAAAGTACACTAAGGTTCTTAAAATGA
- a CDS encoding MFS transporter has protein sequence MEKSLKRYLIFNSIPAFSFIIILISPMFANKIGLNIYETSLIFSIVYGVQAILTFILGHYFEKKSPNYGLAFGRLLFAFGSALLSFAYNPYTYLIAQIIIGSIDIFWPLVSMYERAIIPPDKRNTFYFLLPLISESVKIILFIPLILFMKPDETSIIFYKSVFLTVSILNIIYAIAILKLLPYVKSGSDLHKEHVHIHKPNLRKYITVLLNQIIFFANFGFGSYLIISYYVKENLNGDAKIMLIYEVVFSVTVVSSFIWKKYIKYNVENTLIFGTFIMSLFYLLLLFKGWMFFYISHVFLGIGFILWISSKEPLKQEYAPINFGRYEGFFNGIQLFSKIFTPILAGYIAYKFSYEIVFLISFIVLFLNSIITYVGLKEA, from the coding sequence GTGGAAAAAAGTTTAAAAAGATATTTAATTTTTAATTCTATTCCGGCATTTTCCTTTATTATAATATTGATTTCACCCATGTTTGCTAATAAAATTGGATTAAATATATATGAAACTAGTTTAATATTTTCTATAGTGTATGGAGTTCAAGCCATATTAACTTTTATATTAGGGCATTATTTTGAGAAGAAATCTCCAAATTATGGATTAGCTTTTGGAAGACTATTATTTGCCTTTGGAAGTGCATTGTTATCTTTTGCATATAACCCCTATACATATTTAATAGCTCAGATTATAATAGGAAGTATAGATATTTTTTGGCCACTTGTGAGCATGTATGAAAGAGCTATTATTCCACCGGATAAAAGAAATACTTTTTATTTTTTGTTACCATTGATTTCAGAAAGTGTAAAAATAATTTTATTTATACCATTAATACTATTTATGAAACCAGATGAGACTTCTATAATATTTTATAAAAGTGTGTTTTTAACAGTGTCTATTTTAAATATAATATATGCGATAGCTATTTTGAAATTATTACCTTATGTTAAAAGCGGGAGTGATTTACACAAAGAACATGTTCATATACACAAACCAAATTTAAGAAAGTATATCACGGTTTTGTTAAATCAGATAATATTTTTTGCAAATTTTGGTTTTGGGAGTTATTTAATAATATCATATTATGTGAAAGAGAACCTGAATGGTGATGCAAAAATAATGTTAATATATGAAGTTGTTTTTTCAGTGACTGTTGTATCTTCGTTTATATGGAAAAAGTATATAAAGTATAATGTAGAAAATACGTTAATTTTTGGTACATTTATAATGTCTTTATTTTATTTGCTATTATTATTTAAAGGTTGGATGTTTTTTTATATATCACATGTTTTTTTGGGAATAGGATTTATATTATGGATTTCATCTAAAGAACCATTAAAACAGGAATATGCACCTATTAATTTTGGGAGATATGAGGGATTTTTCAATGGTATTCAGTTGTTTTCAAAAATATTTACGCCAATTCTTGCTGGTTATATAGCTTATAAATTTTCGTATGAAATTGTTTTTTTAATATCTTTTATTGTATTATTTTTAAATTCTATAATAACATATGTAGGATTAAAAGAAGCATAA
- the tgt gene encoding tRNA guanosine(34) transglycosylase Tgt, with translation MFEDSPLKYELLHKDKNSNARRGRIYTKNGIIETPVFMPVGTNGTVKTLKNSDLKDIEAEIILGNAFHLFLRPGLDVLRNVGGLHNFMNWDRPILTDSGGFQVFSLKDRKISDKGVLFRSPLDGSKIMMTPELSMEIQMTIGSNIAMAFDECVEAGAERKYVEESVDRTFEWAKRSFQAHTKKDQALFGIVQGGFHEDLREKSIKQITSLDFDGFALGGLSVGEHYSETERILKHSGPKLPENKPRYIMGIGTPLIILMSVENGMDMFDCVLPTRMGRHGTAMTWEGKVNLKAGKWKYSTDPIDNKCDCYACQNHTRGYIHHLIRKDEILGKILLSIHNLRFLINFVKEVRKAIEDDRFIQFKEEFLSNPNNVY, from the coding sequence ATGTTTGAAGATAGCCCTTTAAAATATGAACTATTGCATAAAGATAAAAATTCAAATGCTAGGAGAGGAAGAATATATACAAAAAACGGAATAATTGAAACACCAGTTTTTATGCCAGTAGGAACTAACGGAACAGTAAAAACATTAAAGAATTCTGATTTAAAAGATATAGAAGCAGAAATTATTCTTGGAAATGCATTTCATTTATTTTTAAGGCCAGGATTAGATGTTCTAAGAAATGTTGGAGGCCTTCATAATTTCATGAATTGGGATAGACCAATATTAACTGATAGTGGGGGATTTCAGGTTTTTTCTTTAAAAGACAGAAAAATTTCTGATAAAGGAGTTTTATTCAGATCTCCACTTGATGGTTCAAAGATAATGATGACACCAGAACTTTCAATGGAAATTCAAATGACAATTGGTTCAAATATTGCTATGGCATTTGATGAGTGTGTTGAGGCAGGAGCAGAAAGAAAATATGTTGAAGAATCTGTTGATAGAACTTTTGAATGGGCAAAACGCTCATTTCAAGCTCACACAAAAAAAGATCAAGCATTATTTGGAATTGTCCAAGGAGGATTCCATGAAGATTTAAGAGAGAAAAGTATAAAACAAATTACCTCTTTGGATTTTGATGGATTCGCATTAGGAGGATTATCTGTAGGAGAACACTATTCTGAAACAGAAAGGATTTTAAAACATTCTGGTCCAAAATTACCAGAAAATAAACCGAGATATATAATGGGAATTGGAACACCTTTAATAATATTAATGTCAGTTGAAAATGGTATGGATATGTTTGATTGTGTATTGCCAACAAGAATGGGAAGACATGGAACTGCAATGACTTGGGAAGGAAAAGTGAACTTAAAAGCTGGAAAATGGAAATATTCAACAGATCCAATTGATAATAAGTGTGATTGTTATGCTTGCCAAAATCACACACGAGGATATATTCATCACTTAATTAGAAAGGACGAAATACTAGGAAAGATTTTATTGAGTATACATAACTTAAGATTTTTAATTAATTTCGTGAAAGAAGTAAGAAAAGCCATAGAAGATGATAGGTTTATACAATTTAAAGAGGAATTTTTATCAAATCCAAATAATGTTTATTAA
- a CDS encoding cyclodeaminase/cyclohydrolase family protein, which produces MIKEKKIIEFINELDSKTPTPGGGALAAVCGALASSLGGMVSRYSIKKKGLEDYEKIIEEALENFLICKERLLELADDDVKAYQNFKNAVKSKNKDDIANATKHSIETAYNIAKCAYTILNNAYNIAKYGNQNLLSDAIITGYYAWATMQSGLTLVKDNLNYLKDNDYKESFKEEIKEFIVETDNLISKIRNLSEEKNHNYRRIFNV; this is translated from the coding sequence ATGATAAAAGAGAAAAAAATAATAGAATTTATAAATGAATTAGATTCCAAAACTCCAACTCCAGGAGGCGGTGCTTTAGCTGCAGTATGTGGTGCTTTAGCTTCTTCACTTGGAGGAATGGTTTCAAGATATTCCATTAAGAAAAAAGGTTTAGAAGATTATGAAAAAATTATTGAAGAAGCATTAGAAAATTTCCTTATATGCAAAGAAAGGCTATTAGAATTAGCAGATGACGATGTAAAAGCATATCAAAATTTTAAAAATGCCGTCAAAAGCAAAAATAAAGATGACATAGCAAATGCAACTAAACATAGTATAGAAACTGCATATAATATTGCAAAATGCGCTTATACAATACTTAACAATGCATATAATATTGCAAAATATGGAAATCAAAATTTATTATCGGATGCTATTATAACTGGATATTATGCATGGGCTACTATGCAATCCGGATTAACACTTGTAAAAGATAATTTGAATTATTTAAAAGATAATGATTATAAAGAATCTTTTAAAGAAGAAATTAAAGAATTTATTGTTGAAACAGATAATTTAATAAGTAAAATAAGAAATTTAAGTGAAGAAAAAAATCATAATTACAGGAGGATATTTAATGTTTGA
- a CDS encoding purine-nucleoside phosphorylase produces MYAKIKEAAEYINSKTDIKPLLGLILGSGLGYIADEIEDPIVIDYKNIPYFPRSTVVGHAGQMVIGMLEGKPVVALKGRFHAYEGHSLKKLIFPIYVFKELGVDGLILTNAAGGVNRTLNPGDIVANIDFINFAMKNPLIGPNIEEFGPRFPSMVSPIDKKWLKKIKYKAEEKRIKIEEGTYCWMLGPSYETPAEIKMLEKFEGDLVGMSTMPEIIAANHCGIRAVAFSAVTNMAAGILPQPLNHKEVMEVAERIKHKFAKVVKIAIKTF; encoded by the coding sequence ATGTATGCTAAAATTAAAGAGGCGGCAGAATATATTAATTCTAAAACGGATATTAAACCGTTATTAGGTCTTATTTTAGGGTCTGGTCTTGGATATATAGCGGATGAGATAGAAGATCCGATTGTTATTGATTACAAAAATATTCCATATTTTCCACGATCCACTGTTGTTGGACATGCCGGGCAAATGGTTATTGGTATGTTGGAAGGGAAACCAGTTGTTGCTTTAAAAGGGAGATTTCATGCATATGAGGGACATAGTTTAAAGAAATTAATATTTCCAATTTATGTTTTTAAAGAGTTGGGAGTAGATGGTTTGATTTTAACAAATGCAGCTGGTGGAGTAAATAGAACATTAAATCCAGGAGATATAGTAGCAAATATTGATTTTATTAACTTTGCGATGAAAAATCCATTAATTGGTCCAAATATTGAAGAATTTGGTCCGAGATTTCCTTCAATGGTATCACCAATAGATAAAAAATGGTTAAAGAAAATTAAGTATAAAGCGGAGGAAAAGAGGATAAAGATTGAAGAAGGTACGTATTGTTGGATGTTAGGGCCTTCGTATGAAACACCTGCGGAAATTAAAATGCTGGAAAAATTTGAAGGAGATTTAGTTGGTATGTCAACAATGCCAGAAATAATAGCCGCTAATCATTGCGGTATAAGAGCTGTAGCTTTTTCAGCAGTAACTAATATGGCTGCAGGTATATTGCCTCAGCCACTTAATCACAAAGAGGTTATGGAGGTTGCTGAAAGAATAAAACATAAATTTGCAAAAGTTGTAAAAATAGCGATAAAAACATTTTGA
- a CDS encoding DHH family phosphoesterase, whose amino-acid sequence MIRTIEAIIGEINKVKNIIVVGHIMPDGDDISSVLSLTMGLEKLNKNVRAVIDDHIPGYLEEFPFVKDKIKSYDCINKFPAELIISVDASSPDRIGRVYEHFKYARSIVIDHHATNTYFGNINWVDTYGATAQMILRLNKMLEIEYDKDISTVNLLGIATDTGFFRYSNTDATVFEDVAWLVGKGGDIGLISNMILENKPLENLKLYKDFLDVMKLEKDNTIVYSHITLDMLSKYNILPKDAPSFVGELRAIKGVEVAVTFLEAEKNVYHVSMRSKNWFDVSKVAVHFGGGGHPRAAGFSKETHDLEKLEKEVIETIKILMESYK is encoded by the coding sequence ATGATTAGAACAATAGAAGCTATAATAGGTGAAATAAATAAAGTGAAAAATATTATAGTTGTTGGTCATATTATGCCAGATGGAGACGATATAAGTTCTGTTTTGTCTTTAACTATGGGATTGGAAAAGTTAAATAAAAATGTTCGAGCAGTAATTGATGACCATATTCCAGGTTATCTTGAAGAATTTCCTTTTGTAAAAGATAAAATAAAATCATATGATTGTATTAATAAATTTCCAGCTGAATTAATAATTTCTGTTGATGCATCATCACCGGATAGAATTGGCAGAGTGTATGAGCATTTTAAATATGCTAGAAGTATAGTTATAGACCATCATGCAACTAATACATATTTTGGAAATATAAATTGGGTCGATACTTATGGAGCAACTGCTCAAATGATTTTAAGATTAAATAAGATGTTAGAAATTGAATATGATAAGGATATATCTACGGTTAATCTTTTAGGAATTGCAACTGATACTGGCTTTTTTAGATATTCCAATACTGATGCAACAGTGTTTGAAGATGTTGCCTGGCTTGTTGGAAAAGGTGGAGATATTGGGTTAATAAGCAATATGATTTTAGAAAATAAACCATTGGAAAATTTAAAATTATATAAAGATTTTCTTGACGTTATGAAATTAGAAAAAGATAATACAATTGTGTATTCTCATATTACTCTTGATATGTTGAGTAAATACAATATTTTGCCTAAAGATGCCCCTTCATTTGTTGGAGAATTAAGAGCGATTAAAGGTGTTGAAGTTGCCGTTACATTTTTAGAAGCAGAAAAGAATGTTTATCACGTAAGTATGAGGTCGAAAAATTGGTTTGATGTTTCAAAAGTAGCGGTGCATTTTGGCGGTGGAGGTCATCCAAGAGCTGCAGGATTTAGTAAAGAAACACATGACCTTGAAAAATTGGAAAAAGAAGTTATAGAAACTATAAAAATTTTGATGGAGAGTTATAAATGA
- a CDS encoding Na+/H+ antiporter subunit E produces the protein MIYLFIMFLWLGFIGVLNDMTIFLGIIISILVVKISEFFLKSEIYGFVELFISAIGRILDMYKMTFKSLKYLVKKSYCGLVPINVENKTDSEKAAIANCITLTPGTMFILEENNQLIIHKFDETPVEAHSYEDVWKGELF, from the coding sequence ATGATATACTTGTTTATTATGTTTTTATGGTTAGGTTTTATAGGAGTATTAAATGATATGACAATTTTTTTAGGGATAATAATATCAATTTTAGTAGTAAAAATTTCAGAATTTTTTTTAAAATCTGAAATTTATGGTTTTGTTGAACTTTTTATTTCTGCGATAGGTAGAATTTTAGATATGTATAAGATGACCTTTAAATCTTTAAAATATTTAGTCAAAAAAAGTTATTGTGGATTAGTTCCGATTAATGTTGAAAATAAGACTGATTCAGAAAAAGCCGCAATAGCAAATTGTATTACATTGACACCAGGAACTATGTTTATTTTAGAAGAAAATAATCAACTTATTATACATAAATTTGATGAAACTCCAGTAGAGGCACATTCTTATGAGGATGTTTGGAAGGGTGAATTATTTTGA
- a CDS encoding monovalent cation/H+ antiporter complex subunit F yields the protein MIYLILDLLVIVSLVLMIVKLILGPTAWDRVLAFSSMSSKISIISLIYAINKGFFVMIDIIIIFLVLNLWGVVIISRFLERGRK from the coding sequence TTGATATATTTAATATTGGATTTATTGGTAATTGTATCCCTGGTTTTAATGATTGTTAAATTAATTCTCGGTCCTACTGCCTGGGACCGAGTTTTGGCATTTTCTTCTATGTCTTCAAAAATTTCTATTATTTCTTTAATATATGCTATAAATAAAGGTTTTTTTGTTATGATAGATATTATTATAATTTTTTTAGTTTTAAACTTATGGGGAGTAGTTATTATTTCTCGTTTTTTAGAAAGAGGGAGAAAGTGA